AGCTTTGATTGAGTCGAGAAATGCAATATCGTGATTTGATTTGACTTTTCTCTGTGTAGCACTAGGCTGTAGGCACGAtccttttataaattttattaatttggacTTTGAGGAAGTTACAGAATATTAAAATGCTGAAAATGGTAgggaaaaaaatccataaaatttaatatgtcTAATTGagttttcaatttcatattCAATTTTAGGCAAAGGCCACCGAAGGAAAGCTTATGATAAACTAAATGAAACAGGCATAGTGTTAGTAATTGATTAccaatttaaacttttttggCTAAGCAGCAAACCGAAATTCTTTGGGTGCCGCGATGAATGATAACAATGTTAACTTTATGgaacaaaagtaatttattGGTGACCCAAGTAGGACCCGTAAATGGTTGAGCCATGGTCCTTCAAGTCGATTCTACTCAACTTAAGGATATGGGACCGGTCCATCATTTGAGGGACGGTTGTCAAGTCAAACTAATCAAgtagccccaaaaaaaaagtagcccAAGTGGCTGATTTTCATTAATCATTTGGTCGAGGACCCgactaatttttcttttaacactttttttttaaacaaaaatctttttgtctGCTATAAGCAAGGGAATGATAATAGTGGTGGTCATGTATAGGAATGGGTGGTTATACCTAATGCACCTTTTGATGGATCCTTTATGCATTGTTTTGGTGACTTTGTTGCATCTTGATATTTTGTTTGTCTTCTTAGGTGTTATATGTGCTTGGATTGTGAGAAACTTGTAGAAAGTTAGAAACACCAAAGAGAATACGGCACCTCTTAGTCCAAAGCCAATAGATGCTTCCTTGTGGCTTGTGGGGCTAGAATATTTGAGACCCAAGTATAAATTAGTACAGAGTTGATAAGGGATGTTGATAAAATAGATTTCATAATTGGTGTGAGAATTGAACACTTTTGTCAAACTTATGATCTAATGGTGTGGTATATATCCgaagttgaaaatattttggttAGGTGCGTTTTTTGTCAAActtgaagaaaattttcaatcagCAGAAGTATCAACTATCGTACAACAGTTTaatgaaataaaggaaaagagttattcaacaaaaaataaaatgaatttagTTGTTGTTTACATCATTTACAATTTGTGCATAAACTATATGTTGAACCAGGGCCAACTTGTATAAGTTTCTTAATAGAACGTTTCACACAACATGCATCACTATTTTACACCACAATTTTAATAAAGAAttgttggaacttggaactAATTTCTAAAGTCAAAAGGCTAACAACTACATTATATGTCTTAATCAAAGATGCTCTCCAAAAGTTTCATAATTTAGATAGCAATTATCTATCCGAATTTATACTACAGTAATTGTCAACTTACTAATTGTGTCTGTGATTTTTGCTACATAAACAGTTTCTTCAGTGTGCAACCCAGAAAAGTACATGTCTGGCAAATGTGGAGGAACAACTAGAGTGGCTGTGTTAATTGGAGGTAATTGGCCTTTTCACTAATTGGGGAACAATACCATAATGTTGCTGTTTGACCACTTCACATGAACTTGAATTTGAGAACACAACTGTTGGTGTAAGTTACTACTTATGATTGGAGTTGAGATGAACTAAGAGTTCCAAGTTCTTTCAGTCTAATAATTATTTTGGGCACTTCTTCTGAAGTTATGTTaatggaaaatagaaaattgattACTCTAGCACTTGAATGGCAGAGCAAATGCTGCAAATTAGAACCCCCTGCATGACTCTTCTGAGTCTTCATTCTCCAGCTTATAATTCTTGGCAGGATTAATACTAGTATATTTCCAGTCTCCAATCTCTTTCAATTGCCGTGTACAAATTGACTTGCATGCCTTATAGCAGTATTAGAAGCCTAGTTTTTCTAATGGCCATGGCAGTTTTTTCAACTAAGTCCTATTTCTTTTAGCCTCAAATTGgctatcaaacaaaaaaaaatatggtgttttgataattttgttcTAGGAGTAAGCATTTGTACAAGCAAACAATCTAACATTGAATTTTCACAAACAATTTCGCATTCCAATGTTCAATTCTCCTTTCTCAGGCCTTGCTGCTGGAGCTTCTTTAATGATCACTCTGGGTCTAATATGCTGTTTTGTTCGGCGACGCTCCAAATCAAAAGCCAGACACAGTGCAAAACGCCGTCTATCTGAAGCTACTGGAAACTGCAGCATTCCAATCTATGACTACAAAGAAATACAAAAGGCAACAAACAGCTTCTCAGAGAAACAAAGGCTGGGAACTGGAGCCTATGGAACAGTTTATGCAGGAAAACTCCACAGTGATGAGTGGGTTGCCATCAAAAGGATCAGACATAAAGATACTGACAGCATTGAGCAAGTCATGAATGAGATCAAGCTTCTTTCATCTGTCAGCCACCCAAATCTAGTCCGCCTCTTAGGTTGCTCTATCGAATATGGTGAGCAGATCCTAGTCTATGAATTCATGCCCAATGGAACTTTATGTCAGCATttacaaagagagagaggagatggACTTTCCTGGCAAGTTCGCCTTACCATTGCTACTGAAACTGCTCAGGCCATTGCCCATCTTCACTCTGCTATTAAGCCTCCAATATACCATAGAGACATCAAGTCAAGCAACATACTCCTGGATAAAAATTTCCAGTCCAAAGTTGCAGACTTTGGTCTTTCTAGACTTGGTATGACTGAAACATCCCACATTTCAACCGCCCCACAAGGGACTCCAGGATACCTTGATCCTCAATACCATCAGTGCTTTCATCTGTCTGATAAAAGCGATGTTTATAGCTTTGGTGTAGTTCTTGTTGAGATCATTTCAGCATTGAAAGTAGTGGACTTCACGCGGCCTCAAGATGAGGTGAACTTGGCTGCTCTTGCTATTGACAGGATAGGAAAGGGACATTTAGATGAGATTATAGACCCATTCCTGGAGCCACATAGGGATGCTTGGACTCTTTCATCAGTGCATAAGGTGGCCGAGCTAGCGTTCAGATGCCTTGCATTTCACAGAGACATGAGGCCATCAATGATGGAAGTGGCTGCTGAATTAGAAAGAATCACTCTTAGTAGATGGGAAactttagaagaaaaatatagtACAGCTTCATCATCAGAGGTATCTTCTAGCTCTTCCTCATCTAACATAAGTGAAAAACCTCTAAGCGTGATGATTAAGAAAGCTGGATTGGAGAGTGGAGAACTGTTTGTGTTGCAGACAGAAGTTGGTAGCATTAGCTCAATGGAAAGGGTTAGGGATAATTCACCAATTTCTGTGCAAGACCCATGGTTAAGTGAACAGAGCTCACCTTCATCAAGCAGTTTGCTAAATAATGTAATTCAGTGACAttagagttttttctttttttctttttcgggTGCTTAGTTTCATCTTATCTCCTGTCGATACAGccaatatatatagttttccAGTATTACAGTTTTGTCAATTCCTCATCATTGTACacttgtaacttgtaagtaTATGCTTGTGGGCAGTGCTTAAAGAGTTATGTAGTGTTCTcgttttaacttttttattttttgtattcgTCACTATATAGGGTTATGTATGATTGTATATGGCTATGCTATTAAGTAGAAGCTgacaaatctctttttttttcttcttttttcttttttttctttgtttgtaataaaaaaaaaatgcgtaGAATGGAAATGTGACAACCACTATGTATCCAATGCAACACGAAGGAATATGAGAATCAACGCGCTCACTAGTGGGGATTAAGGAGACTCAAATCCAAGACCTAAGTCCTGTTGACCCTAGGCTCGACTACTAGACCACATGCCACATTGGTAAAAGTTGACAATTCTCACATACTCAATAAAGCGGACTATATTTACATGGGAATGTTTTCCATTATCTTTTACATTTTTCATGCTGTTTTATAGGAAAAAGGCACAAATGACATTGTAGAGAtaaaataattgacaaaaaGGAATatcttaattgaaaaatattaagacgaaaatatttttttttgtaatgaggagacaaaaatattttttttccttcattttacctttttattctctatttgaTGAGTTCACTCTTTACGggtaaaatttttgtttctccttcttttaacttttttttaagataagaaATAGTAGAAAGAAGGGAGAAATTTAGTGcacaaaacttttatttttctaaagtTTAGTAAAGGTGATTGGCTAGCATTCTTACCATTTATTTTAGAGGCTAATTCCTGGACTTAAACTTGTGACCTGTCATTTTTGGTGGAAGGTAGTTGTCATTGCACCAATGCTTGCTTTCTAGCATTCTTACCATTTGGCTAGCATTCTTACCATTTATTTTAGAGGCTGATTCCTGGACTTAAACTTGTGACCTGTCATTTTTGGTGGAAGGTAGTTGTCATTGCACCAATGCTTGCTTTctatttaaatgagataaaagaaaaaagaaatgacatTTTTTGAGAGAAATTAGTTTACTAGAATGAATatcatcttttttttgataaatttgatagttataacgAGGGAGAGAGGATTTAAAGTTGAACCCTAAACTTCTTTATTGCAAACACTAGAAGGTATCCCATAAACCACAAGTGTTGTCAAGCACATGTTTATAAGTTCTATTATAAGTAAATTCTATTTGTAGAGCTTAAAATTAGGTTAAAATGCATCTTTTATCTTTGAAATTTAGTCTGAAGTTCAATTTTcattctttaattttaaaattttacaattccatccctaaaaagttaaaatgtaTCAATTTCATCGTTCCATCCATTTATAGTATTTAAGTTCAAATCAACACTTCATCTGTCATATAGGCAATTCTTTAATAGCATATAAATGAAATGATGGATGTTATACCTTTcagaattaataaaataaaattttaagttaatttcaaagatgaaaactgtgtttttttctatcttaaattttttgaaaatttgaagttgTCAATGCTCAATATAAGGCTGTGGGCTGAGACTATTCTAGGTAAACGTTGAGCTTTTCAGAGATGGAAATATGGTTGTTGAAACCTATTAACGATTAACCCACGATGCCCTTCtatctattttcaaaaaaaaaaaacccacgatGCCACTATTGGTACTATTTCAGAGTTCAGACATACATAAGAATccaaaaaagattaaataaatttggtCTCTGTTACGAAGCCCATAAACCCAGTGGACCCAATTGGCACACTCATCATGGACAGCACACACTAAATAAAACAAGTACGGACCTCACACCAACGCAAAGTTATCTTAGGGATTAGAGAACGGTTGTATGCAATTATTTCATGAGAAATATGTGGACAAAGCTTTTGTGTCATAGCTTTTGTCACTTACTTGATATGGCTGACTGTgaggaataaagaaaaaatgggGGGTGAAAATGATAAATAGCAACTCACACTCTAACTCGCCAAAGTCCTGATAAAAATTGTGGCACAAAAATTTGTGATTCTAGAAGAAATCATTCTTCATATTAACATCGTCTATTACCCCCTCCttgaaaaatgagataaaagaaaattgaaatttacaataagttattgagaatgaattcaaaataataaaggaaggaATAGGAAGATTTTGtgatatcaaaataaaatggaattCTCAAAACTTTAAATATAACACTTAACTCTCTCGTGATATTGTTTTATATGTAATTCattaaatatttgttaaaataaacTATGAGTTACtcatgtaataattttttttttggtaaacattACTCATGTAATAATGTATCCATATCTAGaggagaaatgatatgtccacaatattttcacaacatttttacaacaaatcctaagtagaaggttgttattggttgttattgttgagataaaaaagtaatcttaatgttatgttcaaatttgaaccaataacaactaaccacttgtgatttgttgtgaaaatgttgtataaatgttgtgaacataataTCTCTCTATCTAGAGTTGCATTTCATATAAAACAATATGTCAAAGGGTTTTGTACTTTTGTCTTACACTGAAAAAATTCCAAATGCATAAGTGTTACCTAATTAACGGTTTACCGATAAGATTTTCATAATGTCAAAAGGGTCCATATTTTAATGGAAACAATAGgaagattttgtgttttttttccctaaaaaataaattaaagcaagtACGGATTATTTAGAAGAAATACATCTTGTTTTaatcacaataaataaataaataaatttctggTCATATTTTCATAAGTTCAATAAGCCCCATTCAAATTCTTTCTGGACGAAGTTCAACTATAGTGGCTCAATCCCTAATCATCGAACAATATTGGACAAGTCGAAAAAGGCAGACTACTTTAAGAATTTCATACTTGATCTACTAACAAAagtcaaaatattaaaagttgaaaaaaaaattataaacatccaTGCATCTGATTTTCAATTTgccaatacaaataaaatttaatttatttattacattctttcatttgattttaatgaagaaatttttgttgaagttCATACttcatatttttgtgtttgcaaACAGCAAAATCTCCTGGTGCttcaattgtgttaatttatttacaGGGTTATATCTTATATTGCAATTGCATATCACTATATaagatatttgattttttttttttaactttttttttaataaacaagatctttgaatttaaatttgagagagagagaaagagagagagagagagagagagagagtacagtGTTTGACAAACAGTCATatatttttgagataaaaatgaaaagaagtaaCATTGTCAAGTATAGGTAAATGCAGAGGCAAACTATCTTGTGCCTTAGGGTTCTCATTATATAATTTTGcctcatcttgaaattttttattttattttgtttacagTATGTATAATCATTAAGCACTGAAAGATTTGGCCTACAAAAATAGGAGTCCCCTCCCCCAAATTATGTCCAATGATCTTCTTAATCAAAGAATTGAGTGATTGGTTTAGTGGTTATAGAGCTAagttcctctctcttttttgtgatttcatttttattgtaatttgtttcCTTATATTTGCTAAAGTTTGGATTGATCAATCGTGATTTTAAAGATTTCATTGGTtccattgtaaattttttatgcaCTTTGGTACATAAATTGATCATTTCTATTGAAaaaatagggtttttttttttttttcactttagaGATgcatgataataaataaattttattataagaaaaattatcaTCAAGCATAACTTTTATAAGAGATAATAAGttctttattttgattttcttttacatgTCTAATATTGAGCAAGACAAATTTTATATACTCATAGTTTAACaaaagacaagtttttttttttttttaaatcaagtaaTTATATATGcatcaaatttaataattttatatgtaatatatttataaattaggACTTGCTATAGTCTATGGTATTAGATTACGTGTgtgtggtggggggggggggggggggcgcggGGGTGGTAACGCAGGTTTTTGCATACATGTGGTGTAAATTTTGGCTAATTACTATGCCAATACAATAACTCGGcattccaaacaaaaattcataattcGAGAAATAGACTTATTTTGTCCTTTTGAACAAAAAGTAGGATATTTTCGCatgtagaaaaataaattacatcTTAAGATCTTAACTATTTaagtattttctcaaaaaaaaaaaaaaaaaaaactattaaagtAGTGGCAGGTGCCTTCAACAATGCAACTTAGCCAAAAGTCTTCCAAAGACCAAATCAAGTTAAACACCGTCACTTTCACCTTTTGTAAGCACTTTCAAGTGCTTTCATTTGACAATAAAAGAGTATAATAGAAAAGTTATGTGAGAATGgtcttaaaaacaaaaactattttaataatattttgcc
This DNA window, taken from Quercus robur chromosome 2, dhQueRobu3.1, whole genome shotgun sequence, encodes the following:
- the LOC126712153 gene encoding wall-associated receptor kinase-like 14, whose product is MNITKVPILILLPILLFPLLLTAQASIHYCNRTCGSKTLQYPFGFSPGCDISLNCTNSAIYIGKFPVQTIDSENIIITIAAQCNRSIQTLRQLYSPNYAPTFRNAILLQKCSAPISPCVIPATLVQTHFESPSCDADTNNNSTINSSISSSNYNISCYTESQPRGFIDFENVTKRNCSYFVSSIFLESLNNSTSSVSLEVQIVQLGWWLEGNCQCSEYANCTSSVQLPETRRNGSRCKCKDGFEGDGYLAGSGCRKVSSVCNPEKYMSGKCGGTTRVAVLIGGLAAGASLMITLGLICCFVRRRSKSKARHSAKRRLSEATGNCSIPIYDYKEIQKATNSFSEKQRLGTGAYGTVYAGKLHSDEWVAIKRIRHKDTDSIEQVMNEIKLLSSVSHPNLVRLLGCSIEYGEQILVYEFMPNGTLCQHLQRERGDGLSWQVRLTIATETAQAIAHLHSAIKPPIYHRDIKSSNILLDKNFQSKVADFGLSRLGMTETSHISTAPQGTPGYLDPQYHQCFHLSDKSDVYSFGVVLVEIISALKVVDFTRPQDEVNLAALAIDRIGKGHLDEIIDPFLEPHRDAWTLSSVHKVAELAFRCLAFHRDMRPSMMEVAAELERITLSRWETLEEKYSTASSSEVSSSSSSSNISEKPLSVMIKKAGLESGELFVLQTEVGSISSMERVRDNSPISVQDPWLSEQSSPSSSSLLNNVIQ